One genomic region from Pyrobaculum islandicum DSM 4184 encodes:
- a CDS encoding glycosyltransferase produces MRVLLVSPGGPGRVGGVEYVVYSLARALAGVGHRVVVLAGEPGVGGLRVLDLGGVEVHLWPVWSPGGAYHIPRRLGELRRYVARLAAETDVVHVHSVHAVFSVEAGVAASEAGAPVVLSPHYHGGGHTPLREALWTVWRRRVAGLAGAVGAVVAASRPEAERWEEDFGVGAVVVPHGVGDDVFLYRWRGASSNYAIYAGRLEKYKRVDKAYEVAAARGLRLVVVGDGPHLRALRRRLRGALFLPPQPRERYLDLLSGARYAINMSTREVYSIFVAEALAMGVPALLSREVAEIYTPGASGEVNEVTKAEVRPWSQVVPEVLAVYRGIEKP; encoded by the coding sequence GTGAGGGTTTTGTTGGTGTCGCCTGGTGGGCCGGGGAGGGTGGGGGGTGTGGAGTATGTGGTGTATAGTCTAGCTAGGGCTTTGGCTGGGGTTGGCCATCGGGTGGTGGTGTTGGCGGGGGAGCCCGGCGTAGGGGGGCTTAGGGTGTTGGATTTGGGCGGCGTGGAGGTGCACCTCTGGCCGGTGTGGTCGCCTGGGGGGGCCTACCACATTCCTAGGCGTCTGGGGGAGCTTAGGAGGTACGTGGCGCGTCTGGCGGCTGAGACTGACGTTGTCCATGTCCACAGCGTCCACGCGGTCTTTTCCGTAGAGGCCGGAGTCGCCGCGAGTGAGGCGGGGGCTCCTGTGGTGTTGTCCCCGCACTATCACGGGGGCGGCCACACGCCTCTGAGGGAGGCTCTGTGGACTGTCTGGAGGCGGAGGGTTGCTGGGCTTGCGGGTGCCGTGGGGGCTGTGGTGGCGGCCAGCAGGCCCGAGGCGGAGAGGTGGGAGGAGGACTTCGGGGTTGGGGCTGTGGTGGTGCCGCATGGCGTGGGGGACGACGTCTTTTTGTACAGGTGGCGGGGCGCGTCTAGCAACTACGCCATATATGCGGGCCGGCTGGAGAAGTACAAGAGGGTTGACAAGGCGTATGAGGTGGCGGCGGCGCGGGGGCTTAGGCTGGTGGTTGTGGGAGACGGGCCGCACCTCCGGGCGCTGAGGAGGAGGCTGAGAGGCGCGCTCTTCCTCCCGCCGCAACCCAGGGAGAGGTATCTCGACCTCCTGTCGGGGGCTAGATACGCCATAAACATGAGCACTAGGGAGGTCTACTCCATCTTTGTGGCTGAGGCTCTGGCGATGGGCGTGCCGGCCCTCCTCTCTAGGGAGGTGGCTGAGATATATACGCCGGGCGCCTCCGGCGAGGTAAACGAGGTGACTAAGGCCGAGGTGAGGCCGTGGAGCCAGGTGGTTCCAGAGGTGCTGGCGGTCTACCGCGGCATTGAGAAACCTTGA
- a CDS encoding radical SAM protein, whose translation MTLIYHITYYPRLRSAYIQFDGCNYVCPWCIRRLTPWDHHLPDAGGLKTRRHLTLGELVEVVSGLRERGAVEAVLGGGEPTVDPELSQVVKTLAGLRVRILTNGFSISEELLGVLRSCPACEVVVSVKTLDPARHLAYTGKPLGPVLANIKRLIEAGVAVKFETVLIPGLNDVEDVEEIAKYIGEVAGPDAVLIIDPLIPIPGTPWRRPAPEEVEEAHRRASRYIKTARHDGGGPADVPVVVFPPPGGYQGSSRSSSSPPRPHTAV comes from the coding sequence ATGACGTTGATCTACCACATCACGTACTACCCGCGGCTGAGGTCTGCGTACATCCAGTTCGACGGTTGCAACTACGTCTGCCCCTGGTGTATTAGGAGACTTACGCCCTGGGACCACCACCTGCCTGACGCCGGTGGGCTCAAGACGAGGCGGCATCTAACGCTGGGCGAGCTGGTGGAGGTGGTCTCTGGCTTGAGAGAGCGCGGCGCTGTGGAGGCCGTCCTAGGCGGCGGCGAGCCGACGGTAGACCCGGAGCTCTCCCAGGTGGTGAAGACGCTCGCCGGGCTCCGGGTGAGGATTTTGACCAACGGCTTCAGTATTTCGGAAGAGCTCCTCGGGGTATTGAGGAGCTGCCCCGCCTGCGAGGTGGTGGTCAGCGTGAAGACCCTCGACCCGGCGCGCCACCTCGCGTACACGGGGAAGCCCCTCGGGCCTGTGTTGGCCAACATCAAGAGGCTAATCGAGGCCGGCGTCGCCGTGAAGTTCGAGACGGTGCTGATCCCCGGGCTAAACGACGTAGAAGACGTGGAGGAGATCGCGAAGTATATAGGCGAGGTGGCCGGCCCCGACGCCGTGTTGATAATCGACCCACTGATCCCCATCCCCGGCACGCCCTGGAGGAGGCCGGCCCCAGAGGAGGTGGAGGAGGCCCACAGGCGGGCCTCTAGATATATCAAAACGGCTCGGCACGACGGAGGGGGGCCGGCGGACGTCCCAGTCGTCGTCTTCCCACCGCCCGGCGGCTACCAGGGCTCCAGCCGCTCCAGCAGCAGCCCGCCGCGCCCCCACACGGCTGTGTAG
- a CDS encoding zinc ribbon domain-containing protein has translation MGQTYRVLKIRIPWRLVEERPDVLDLAVRMRLAAEEYVRRLLKEITGQEEPKLTTEELDRLLTPDRRELARRIIEEVFSKYGLGRCFVKQAKTFWRETAFWRAIPLNAQLRVENEKDVSRAVFVDLRNEILKVRKLGVQPFIIRLRRQTVEWIRERIEEDARLRLAFLGIERQKGKKGPTYGKLYVALVFAREVTPVEPRALVVVDVNRLDHGVAVGLLVDGKLRQTLRLIDRDVIKTLRRLHEEISRLEERAARETDPARRSFLESRARYLKSKRYRKIRGVAEQTAGEIVKLARKHQAAVVVDAMDYETYSARKQSGESGDRKHLYDGLGQLKRRLQTLAQWYGLPYLEERLYSTICPRCGARMVEEKKRIMRCPACGFTDHRDRVPLLWAKRRYWELLQKTKQPAFSSTPTTVTLLTS, from the coding sequence ATGGGCCAAACCTACAGAGTACTAAAGATCAGAATCCCCTGGCGTCTCGTCGAGGAGCGGCCGGACGTCCTAGACCTCGCCGTAAGGATGCGTCTAGCGGCGGAGGAATACGTCAGAAGGCTGTTGAAGGAGATTACGGGGCAAGAGGAGCCGAAGCTGACGACGGAGGAGCTTGACAGACTCCTCACTCCCGACAGGCGTGAGTTGGCGCGCCGGATTATCGAGGAGGTGTTCTCCAAGTACGGGTTGGGGAGGTGCTTCGTAAAGCAAGCTAAAACGTTCTGGCGCGAGACGGCGTTTTGGCGAGCAATACCGTTGAACGCCCAGCTTAGAGTTGAGAACGAGAAGGACGTGAGCAGGGCGGTCTTCGTCGACCTCAGAAACGAGATCCTCAAAGTGCGCAAACTCGGCGTACAGCCGTTTATCATCCGCCTAAGGAGACAGACCGTCGAGTGGATAAGAGAGAGGATAGAGGAGGACGCCAGACTGAGACTTGCCTTTCTCGGCATAGAGAGACAGAAGGGTAAGAAGGGGCCAACCTACGGCAAGCTATATGTCGCCCTGGTGTTCGCTAGGGAGGTGACGCCTGTGGAGCCCAGGGCGCTTGTCGTCGTAGACGTGAACCGTCTCGACCACGGCGTCGCCGTCGGTCTCCTCGTGGACGGAAAACTGAGACAGACGTTGAGACTTATAGACAGAGACGTGATTAAGACATTGAGGAGACTTCACGAGGAGATAAGCCGTCTTGAGGAGCGGGCCGCGAGGGAGACTGATCCCGCCAGAAGGAGTTTTCTCGAGAGTAGAGCGCGTTACCTCAAGTCCAAGCGTTATAGAAAGATAAGGGGCGTTGCGGAGCAGACAGCAGGCGAAATCGTAAAGCTGGCGAGAAAGCACCAAGCCGCCGTCGTGGTAGATGCGATGGACTACGAGACGTATTCGGCGAGAAAGCAGAGCGGCGAAAGCGGCGACAGGAAACACCTCTACGACGGTCTCGGACAGTTGAAGAGACGTCTACAGACGCTGGCACAGTGGTATGGGTTGCCGTACCTCGAGGAAAGACTGTACTCGACCATCTGTCCCCGCTGTGGCGCAAGGATGGTGGAGGAAAAGAAGCGTATAATGCGTTGCCCCGCCTGCGGCTTTACGGACCACAGAGATAGAGTCCCGTTGTTGTGGGCAAAGAGGAGGTATTGGGAACTACTCCAAAAGACAAAACAACCCGCTTTTTCCTCCACTCCGACGACCGTCACACTTTTAACCTCGTAA
- a CDS encoding zf-TFIIB domain-containing protein, protein MYKDYFLYTDFLAYMKFCPVCGVELKPRVVYGIEIDQCPKCGGVWLDGGELNKLIAAVKELGDYSEYEDVEVRREKKRRFFEFFDELFD, encoded by the coding sequence GTGTATAAGGACTACTTTTTATATACAGACTTTCTCGCCTACATGAAGTTCTGCCCGGTCTGTGGAGTTGAGCTCAAGCCCAGGGTCGTCTACGGCATTGAAATCGACCAGTGCCCCAAGTGCGGCGGGGTGTGGCTCGACGGAGGCGAACTCAACAAGCTCATAGCCGCCGTGAAAGAGCTCGGCGACTACTCGGAGTACGAAGACGTCGAGGTGAGGAGAGAGAAGAAGAGGAGGTTCTTCGAGTTCTTCGACGAGCTCTTCGACTAG